In Candidatus Thorarchaeota archaeon, a genomic segment contains:
- a CDS encoding UvrB/UvrC motif-containing protein, whose translation SHMTIPQIRGMYNGDRSRKQNLVDYGFRLPSALDNRPLKFEEFEDFMKHVIYTTATPGPYETKRSAQIVEQLIRPTGLVDPEVEVRPVKNQVDDLLDAIHKTVELGDRVLATTLTKKTAEMLSEYLIENGVKARYLHSDIGTVERIEIIRDLRLGKFDVLVGINLLREGLDLPEVSLVAILDADKAGFLRSEWSLIQTMGRAARNVNARVILYGDHISDAMRAAIDETNRRRRYQLKYNEEHNITPKSIEKSVKDIAQDMPSQQKKEQLKLEDFDLVDLEIMNDRIVKLEEEMKDAAQKLEFERAAQIRDHIRELKAKIEDTQ comes from the coding sequence AGAGCCATATGACCATACCGCAGATCCGCGGGATGTACAACGGAGACAGATCGCGGAAGCAGAACCTTGTTGATTACGGATTCAGGTTACCTTCAGCGCTAGACAACCGGCCTCTGAAGTTTGAAGAGTTTGAAGATTTCATGAAACATGTTATCTATACGACCGCCACGCCTGGACCATATGAGACTAAACGAAGTGCACAGATTGTTGAGCAACTCATTCGGCCTACCGGTCTGGTGGATCCAGAAGTCGAAGTACGTCCAGTGAAGAATCAGGTTGATGACCTCCTTGATGCCATCCACAAGACAGTGGAGCTTGGAGATCGCGTCTTAGCAACCACCCTCACCAAGAAAACCGCTGAGATGCTTTCGGAATACCTTATCGAGAACGGCGTCAAGGCACGATACCTTCACTCAGATATCGGAACAGTCGAACGGATTGAAATCATCCGTGATTTGCGGCTGGGCAAGTTCGATGTACTTGTCGGTATCAACCTCCTCAGAGAAGGGCTTGACCTTCCAGAAGTATCACTTGTTGCTATACTAGATGCCGACAAGGCGGGCTTCCTTCGTAGTGAGTGGTCACTCATTCAAACCATGGGTCGAGCAGCAAGAAACGTTAATGCTCGCGTGATTCTGTACGGCGACCATATTTCCGACGCCATGCGCGCAGCCATTGACGAAACCAACCGGCGTCGCAGATACCAGCTGAAGTATAATGAGGAACACAATATCACGCCCAAGTCGATTGAGAAGTCGGTCAAGGACATTGCACAGGACATGCCATCACAGCAGAAGAAAGAGCAGCTCAAGCTTGAGGACTTTGATTTGGTTGACTTAGAAATCATGAATGATCGGATTGTAAAGCTTGAAGAAGAGATGAAGGATGCAGCACAGAAGCTTGAGTTTGAACGTGCTGCACAGATTAGAGACCACATTAGAGAACTGAAAGCAAAGATTGAGGACACCCAATAG